The segment TGGTGATCGCGATCAGGTCGACACCTTCGCTCTTCAATTTGGTGACGGTCGCCGTCATGTCTGTATCGGTGGTCGAAATCGGCATCGACACGACATCGAGATCGTGTTGTTCGGCGTACCAGTCGACCGCCATCTTGCCGTTCTGTCCGTACTCGGCGTCCTGCCAAATGTGGCCGATCTTGTCGCCATCGGCCAGCATGCCTTGCTCCTGCATGAAAGACAGGCCGTTGATCATCTCAACGTCGTAGGTCTGTCCGACCAGCATGATCTGTTCGCGATCCAGATTCCCCGCAGCCCACCCGGCCGGGGTGCTGAGCACATCATCGGCGGTCATCTTCTCCTTGAGCGCCGACAGGATGTGCGAGCCGCCGAGTTGCAGTACGCCCAAGTCATCCTGAGCAACCGAGGCGTACTGGGGAACCGCGACATCAACTTTGTACACCGTGTCCTGCATATCCAGCACGATGTCGCGGCCGCAGATACCGCCAGCGGAGTTCACGGTGTCAGCCCACAACTGGTTTCCGGCCGCGATCGCCAAACCGCCTGCCTTGTACGGCCCGGACAGATCGGTCATCACCGCGAGCCGAATCTCCGAATCGCTGACTCCTACATCTGTCTTCAGGCCACCTTCGCTCATCGAGTCACCGCCATCGGACGATTTCGTTGAGCACGCCGCGCAGAGAATGAGCGCGAGGGCGCCAGCGGCCAGTGACTTGTTCACAGCTGCAGACATGAAAGAGCCCCTTCGGTCGGATTCGACCTACTATTGCGTATGTCACTACCCGTGTCCAGGAGTCCTCAACGACGCAACCCGCGGATC is part of the Cumulibacter soli genome and harbors:
- a CDS encoding ABC transporter substrate-binding protein, translating into MSAAVNKSLAAGALALILCAACSTKSSDGGDSMSEGGLKTDVGVSDSEIRLAVMTDLSGPYKAGGLAIAAGNQLWADTVNSAGGICGRDIVLDMQDTVYKVDVAVPQYASVAQDDLGVLQLGGSHILSALKEKMTADDVLSTPAGWAAGNLDREQIMLVGQTYDVEMINGLSFMQEQGMLADGDKIGHIWQDAEYGQNGKMAVDWYAEQHDLDVVSMPISTTDTDMTATVTKLKSEGVDLIAITTTPAATGSIALQNAEQGLSVPMIGNNQAFQPQLLDDPAMVDALSNFYMVSSTAPFSADLELSKQIAEDYTDSTDDEPSVGVPMGYSTGMVWEAVLNEACDSGDMTRKGVLAAKKKVTSLDTEGLTGTLDFSKDGEPSTREAFILTPDPDVAGGLSIEADLFVSDDAKEYKTPHQK